A genomic stretch from Psilocybe cubensis strain MGC-MH-2018 chromosome 1, whole genome shotgun sequence includes:
- a CDS encoding NADH-cytochrome b5 reductase 2, which yields MSFLRTSLANLGRRAYATAPPPSRSNLPAVLLTAGLAAGAAYWYLDSSQTAPVKPKQEKSPLDPQNFQDFKLKKVIPYNHNSSKFVFELPNDEASLIPVASCLVVKASAPDALNDAKGKPVIRPYTPVSAPDAPGELTLLVKRYENGNMSRHIFDLKEGDTLAIKGPILKFPYKANEFDQVALIGGGSGITPLYQLVTHALSDKNNKTKFKLIYSNLTEKDILLRKEFDALKKKYPDTFDAVYLVDTPTEGWKGPVGYINADVIKQHVGPADLKDKVKVFVCGPPGQVASIAGKKAGMKQGELGGILKELGYSEDQSVYQLLAE from the exons TCTCTTGCCAAT CTTGGCCGTCGTGCCTATGCCACCGCCCCTCCCCCTTCAAGGAGCAATCTCCCCGCTGTCCTCCTCACTGCTGGCCTCGCCGCCGGCGCTGCTTATTGGTACCTTGACAGCTCCCAAACTGCCCCCGTCAAGCCCAAGCAGGAGAAAAGCCCCCTCGACCCTCAGAACTTCCAAGACTTTAAGCTCAAAAAGGTCATTCCATACAACCACAACTCGTCAAA ATTCGTGTTCGAGCTCCCCAACGATGAGGCCTCGCTTATTCCAGTAGCATCGTGTCTCGTCGTAAAGGCATCTGCCCCAGATGCTCTTAATGACGCAAAGGGAAAGCCTGTTATTCGCCCATACACCCCCGTGTCTGCTCCGGATGCCCCAGGCGAGCTTACCCTTCTCGTCAAGCGCTACGAAAATGGAAACATGTCCAGGCACATCTTTGACCTCAAG GAAGGAGACACTCTTGCTATCAAGGGTCCTATCCTCAAGTTCCCCTACAAGG CAAACGAATTTGATCAAGTCGCTCTGATCGGTGGAGGCAGTGGAAT CACTCCTCTCTACCAACTCGTCACCCATGCTCTCTCGGACAAGAACAACAAGACAAAGTTCAAGCTCATCTATTCCAACCTCACAGAAAAGGACATTCTCCTTCGCAAAGAATTTGATgccttgaagaagaaatacccCGATACCTTTGACGCCGTATACCTCGTCGATACACCAACGGAAGGATGGAAAGGCCCTGTCGGCTACATTAACGCTGACGTCATTAAGCAGCACGTCGGTCCAGCTGACCTCAAGGATAAAGTCAAGGTTTTCGTCTGTG GACCTCCTGGACAGGTAGCGTCGATTGCTGGAAAGAAAGCTGGCATGAAGCAGGGTGAGCTCGGTGGAATCCTCAAGGAGCTCGGATACTCGGAAGACCAG AGTGTGTATCAGCTACTTGCCGAATGA